One segment of Zonotrichia albicollis isolate bZonAlb1 chromosome 4, bZonAlb1.hap1, whole genome shotgun sequence DNA contains the following:
- the ANKRD16 gene encoding ankyrin repeat domain-containing protein 16 isoform X5 translates to MVEQERLRRLLRLVQEGKLALLQDELRLDEVPEARSWRWGRLGDSLLHHAARLGHRDVLEFLVQEVGMDVEVTNGDYKRPLHEAASMGHLECVSFLLERGASVDCLKKADWTPLMMACTRKNLEVIKTLVEHGANPLLRNKDGWNCFHIASREGHPEVLSYLLDVSPRCWDTESTTGRTPLHTAAMHGCSQVVELLLERCQYKGDSRDSCGVTPFMDALQNGHVGIARLLLQRHQACPTAVDALGAQALHRAAVTAQDGSIRFLVAELGLDVNGRATWLQLPALHYAAKEGHGHTIQTLLSLGADLQAKDGKGRSAP, encoded by the exons ATGgtggagcaggagaggctgcGGCGGCTCCTGAGGCTGGTGCAGGAGGGAAAGCTGGCTCTCCTGCAGGATGAGCTGAGGCTGGATGAGGTTCCAGAGGCTCGCAGCTGGCGTTGGGGCCGTTTGGGAGATTCCCTCCTGCACCACGCTGCTCGCttggggcacagggatgtgctggaATTCCTGGTGCAGGAGGTCGGGATGGACGTGGAGGTGACCAATGGGGACTACAAGAGACCCCTCCATGAGGCTGCATCCATGGGGCACCTGGAATGTGTGTCCTTCCTCCTGGAGAGAGGGGCCAGCGTGGACTGCTTGAAAAAGGCTGACTG GACTCCCCTGATGATGGCTTGCACCAGGAAAAACTTGGAAGTGATCAAAACTCTGGTGGAGCACGGAGCCAACCCGTTGTTGAGGAACAAGGATGGCTGGAACTGCTTCCACATAGCCAGCAGGGAAGGGCACCCCGAGGTGCTCAGCTACCTCCTGGatgtgtccccaaggtgctgggacaccgagagCACCACGGGGAGAACGCCTCTGCACACAGCAG CAATGCACGGCTGTTCCCAGGTcgtggagctgctcctggaacG gtgccagtACAAaggtgacagcagggacagctgtggGGTCACTCCCTTCATGGACGCTCTCCAGAACGGGCACGTTGGCATCGcccggctgctgctgcagagacacCAG gcctgtcccacagctgtggatgccctgggagcccaggccctgcacagggcagctgtCACAGCCCAGGATGGCTCCATCCGCTTCCTGGTGGCCGAGCTGGGCCTGGATGTCAACGGCAGAGCGAcgtggctgcagctgccagccctgcactaCGCAGCCAAG